In Streptomyces longhuiensis, the following proteins share a genomic window:
- a CDS encoding YybH family protein — protein sequence MTDDERQIRALVERWAAAVHAGDMKGVLADHADDIVMFDVPPPHDGVRGLDAYRETWPPFFEWQAQGAVFDIVSLDVTAGDDVAYAHALLHCGTPADLAGQPENRLRLTLGLRKQEGRWTVAHEHHSFPDTSGSDG from the coding sequence ATGACGGACGACGAGCGGCAGATCCGGGCCCTGGTCGAGCGATGGGCCGCGGCGGTGCACGCGGGCGACATGAAGGGCGTCCTGGCCGACCACGCCGACGACATCGTGATGTTCGACGTACCGCCGCCCCACGACGGCGTACGCGGCCTCGACGCCTACCGCGAGACGTGGCCGCCGTTCTTCGAGTGGCAGGCGCAAGGGGCCGTGTTCGACATCGTGTCTCTCGACGTCACCGCCGGCGACGATGTCGCCTACGCCCACGCGCTGCTGCACTGCGGAACACCGGCCGACCTGGCCGGGCAACCGGAGAACCGCCTGCGCCTGACGCTCGGGCTGCGCAAGCAAGAGGGACGCTGGACGGTGGCGCACGAGCACCACTCGTTCCCCGACACCTCGGGCAGCGACGGGTAG
- the rox gene encoding rifampin monooxygenase, which produces MIDVIVVGCGPTGLMLASELRLHDVNVVVLEKLTEPTKESRGQGLHARSVEVMDQRGLLDRFLAVSEKFSVGGLFGGIVKPWPDQLDTTHPFGVQASQPVTERLLNERALELGTEIRRGCEVAGVSQDEDGVTVALTDGTQLRSQFLVGCDGGRSVVRKQIGVDFPGEPATIETLLGEMAVTEDPATIAAVVEEVRKTQLRFGLIPQGDGMYRVGVPAADVIEDRATPPTLDDFKKQLLATAGTDFGVHSPRWLSRFGDATRQAERYRVGRVFLAGDAAHIHPPTGGQGLNLGVQDAFNLGWKLAAAVNGWAPEGLLDSYHVERHPVGARVLDNTRAQMTLLGTDPGATALRELFSKLMDFEEVNRYVTGIITAVGVSYDFGEGHELLGRRMRDVELKQGRLYELMHDGRGLLLDPTGSLSVKGWADRVDHVVDAGEDLDVPAVLLRPDGHVAWVGEDQQDLLGHLPKWFGSAAG; this is translated from the coding sequence ATGATCGACGTCATCGTTGTGGGCTGCGGACCGACCGGCTTGATGCTGGCCAGTGAGCTGCGGCTGCACGACGTGAACGTGGTCGTGCTGGAGAAGCTGACCGAGCCGACCAAGGAGTCCCGCGGACAGGGCCTGCACGCGCGCAGCGTGGAGGTGATGGACCAGCGCGGCCTGCTGGACCGGTTCCTCGCGGTCAGTGAGAAGTTCAGCGTGGGCGGCCTCTTCGGCGGCATCGTCAAGCCGTGGCCGGACCAGTTGGACACCACGCACCCCTTCGGCGTCCAGGCCTCGCAGCCGGTCACCGAGCGGCTGCTCAACGAGCGTGCGCTCGAACTCGGGACCGAGATCCGGCGCGGGTGCGAAGTGGCCGGGGTGAGTCAGGACGAGGACGGCGTGACCGTCGCGTTGACGGACGGCACGCAGCTGCGCTCGCAGTTCCTCGTCGGGTGCGACGGCGGCCGCAGCGTGGTGCGCAAGCAGATCGGCGTCGACTTCCCCGGTGAACCCGCCACGATCGAGACGCTGCTGGGTGAAATGGCGGTGACCGAGGACCCGGCGACGATCGCCGCGGTCGTCGAGGAAGTCCGCAAGACCCAGTTGCGGTTCGGTCTCATCCCCCAGGGGGACGGGATGTATCGCGTCGGCGTGCCCGCCGCGGACGTGATCGAGGACCGTGCGACCCCGCCGACCCTCGACGATTTCAAGAAGCAGCTGCTTGCGACGGCCGGCACCGACTTCGGCGTGCACTCGCCGCGCTGGCTGTCCCGGTTCGGTGATGCCACCCGGCAGGCAGAGCGCTACCGGGTCGGACGGGTGTTCCTGGCCGGCGACGCGGCACACATCCACCCGCCGACCGGCGGGCAAGGGCTCAACCTCGGCGTCCAGGACGCCTTCAACCTCGGCTGGAAACTGGCGGCCGCGGTCAACGGCTGGGCGCCGGAAGGGCTGTTGGACAGCTACCACGTCGAGCGGCACCCGGTCGGCGCCCGCGTGCTGGACAACACCCGTGCGCAGATGACCCTGTTGGGGACCGATCCGGGCGCGACAGCTCTCCGGGAGCTGTTCTCGAAACTGATGGACTTCGAGGAGGTGAACCGGTACGTGACCGGGATCATCACCGCGGTCGGGGTCAGCTACGACTTCGGCGAGGGCCACGAGCTGCTCGGCCGTCGGATGCGGGACGTCGAGCTGAAGCAGGGGCGCCTCTACGAGCTGATGCACGACGGCCGCGGGCTGCTCCTCGACCCGACGGGCAGCCTCTCGGTGAAGGGCTGGGCGGACCGGGTCGACCACGTCGTCGACGCCGGCGAGGATCTGGACGTTCCCGCGGTGCTGCTGCGGCCGGACGGTCACGTGGCCTGGGTCGGTGAGGATCAGCAGGATCTGCTCGGCCACTTGCCCAAGTGGTTCGGCTCGGCTGCCGGTTGA
- a CDS encoding DUF6234 family protein, whose protein sequence is MTGWVVDLVLAVVVTGLEVAALALFWFRESVKAWAAQGRWVPGGTRRLVVVLGVGSALPGLGAVGFFEVGLYATAVSQALVAMALGSILALGLAAEVGRWFCRGRRKPGAER, encoded by the coding sequence ATGACGGGCTGGGTGGTCGATCTTGTCCTGGCGGTGGTGGTCACCGGCCTCGAAGTGGCGGCTCTGGCGTTGTTCTGGTTCCGGGAGAGCGTGAAGGCGTGGGCGGCGCAGGGGCGTTGGGTGCCTGGCGGGACACGTCGGCTGGTCGTGGTGCTCGGTGTCGGCTCAGCGCTGCCCGGTCTGGGCGCCGTCGGCTTCTTCGAGGTCGGCCTGTATGCGACAGCCGTCTCGCAGGCTCTGGTGGCAATGGCGCTGGGCTCGATACTCGCGCTGGGTCTCGCGGCGGAGGTCGGCCGGTGGTTCTGTCGGGGCCGGCGGAAACCGGGCGCGGAACGCTAG
- the kdgD gene encoding 5-dehydro-4-deoxyglucarate dehydratase, whose product MTSSYTPSELGRRIGSGLLSFPVTHFTADDHSFDEGAYRDHITRLAEYEVGGLFAAGGTGEFFSLTGAEVERVVTAAVQSAPEGTPILAPAGYGTRTAVAYAQAAERAGADGILLFPPYLTEAGQEGLADHVEAVCRATSLGVIVYSRANAVYTAPTLARIADRCPNLIGYKDGVGDIDAMTRIYTRLGERLTYIGGLPTAEMFALPYLELGVTTYSSAIFNFLPEFALEFYGAVREREHDTVIKLLDDFVLPYTEIRNRRAGYAVSIVKAGMTAVGHSAGPVRPPLTDLTQDELAELAALVNDRLPHTT is encoded by the coding sequence ATGACGTCGTCCTACACCCCGTCAGAACTCGGCCGGCGCATCGGATCCGGCCTCCTCTCCTTCCCTGTCACCCACTTCACGGCCGACGACCACTCCTTCGACGAGGGTGCCTACCGGGACCACATCACGCGCCTGGCCGAGTACGAGGTGGGCGGCCTGTTCGCCGCGGGCGGCACCGGCGAGTTCTTCTCCCTGACCGGCGCCGAGGTCGAGCGCGTCGTCACCGCCGCCGTACAGAGCGCCCCCGAGGGAACGCCCATCCTGGCCCCGGCCGGATACGGCACACGCACGGCCGTCGCATACGCGCAGGCCGCCGAACGCGCGGGCGCCGACGGCATCCTGCTCTTCCCGCCGTACCTCACCGAGGCCGGACAGGAGGGTCTGGCCGACCACGTGGAGGCCGTGTGCCGCGCCACGTCGCTCGGCGTCATCGTCTACAGCCGCGCCAACGCCGTCTACACCGCGCCCACGCTCGCCCGGATCGCCGACCGCTGCCCCAACCTCATCGGCTACAAGGACGGCGTCGGCGACATCGACGCGATGACGCGGATCTACACCCGCCTCGGCGAGCGCCTCACCTACATCGGGGGTCTGCCCACCGCGGAGATGTTCGCCCTCCCCTACCTCGAACTCGGCGTCACCACCTACTCGTCGGCCATCTTCAACTTCCTGCCCGAGTTCGCCCTCGAGTTCTACGGCGCCGTCCGCGAGCGCGAGCACGACACCGTCATCAAGCTCCTCGACGACTTCGTCCTGCCGTACACCGAGATCCGCAACCGGCGGGCCGGCTACGCGGTGAGCATCGTGAAGGCCGGCATGACGGCGGTCGGCCACAGCGCGGGGCCGGTGCGCCCACCCTTGACCGACCTGACGCAGGACGAACTGGCCGAGCTCGCAGCGCTGGTCAACGACCGCCTCCCGCACACGACCTGA
- a CDS encoding L-talarate/galactarate dehydratase: MVTKTHTTTNAAHVAGEATLDRISWIKLSSVTLPLATPISDAKVLTGRQKPMTEVAFLFVELETEQGHEGIGFSYSKRAGGPGQFAHAREIADNLLGEDPSDIGKIWTKLAWSGASVGRSGLATQAIAAYDVALWDLKGRRAGLPLAKLLGAHRDSVRCYNTSGGFLHTPTEQVLDNASASLASGIGGIKIKVGNPDRKQDLRRLTAVREHIGDDAPLMVDANQQWDRPTAQRMGRAMEEFDLVWIEEPLDAYDAQGHAALAASLDTPIATGEMLASVAEHYELIRHNAADIIQPDAPRIGGITQFLKLAALAEHHNLQLAPHFAMEIHLHLAAAYPIEPWVEHFDWLEPLFNERLTISDGRMHVPSRPGLGITLTDQARAWTQATHEAGKRH; this comes from the coding sequence GTGGTGACGAAGACCCACACGACCACCAACGCAGCGCACGTCGCAGGCGAGGCGACGCTCGACAGGATCTCCTGGATCAAGCTCTCCTCCGTCACGCTGCCACTGGCCACGCCGATCAGCGACGCCAAGGTCCTCACCGGGCGTCAGAAGCCCATGACCGAAGTGGCGTTCCTCTTCGTGGAGCTGGAGACCGAGCAGGGGCACGAGGGCATCGGCTTCAGCTACTCCAAGCGGGCCGGTGGCCCCGGCCAGTTCGCCCATGCCAGGGAGATCGCCGACAACCTGCTCGGCGAGGACCCCAGCGACATCGGCAAGATCTGGACGAAGCTGGCGTGGTCCGGCGCCTCGGTGGGCCGCAGCGGCCTGGCCACGCAGGCCATCGCCGCGTACGACGTGGCCCTGTGGGACCTCAAGGGCAGGCGCGCGGGCCTGCCGCTGGCCAAACTCCTGGGCGCCCACCGCGACTCCGTACGCTGCTACAACACCTCCGGCGGCTTCCTGCACACCCCGACCGAGCAGGTGCTCGACAACGCCTCCGCCTCCCTGGCGAGCGGCATCGGCGGCATCAAGATCAAGGTCGGCAACCCCGACCGCAAGCAGGACCTGCGCCGCCTGACCGCCGTCCGCGAGCACATCGGCGACGACGCCCCACTGATGGTCGACGCGAACCAGCAGTGGGACCGGCCGACCGCCCAGCGGATGGGCCGGGCCATGGAGGAATTCGACCTCGTCTGGATCGAGGAGCCGCTCGACGCCTACGACGCGCAGGGTCACGCCGCGCTCGCCGCCTCGCTCGACACCCCCATCGCCACCGGCGAGATGCTCGCCAGCGTCGCCGAGCACTACGAGCTGATCCGCCACAACGCGGCGGACATCATCCAGCCCGACGCGCCCCGCATCGGCGGCATCACGCAGTTCCTCAAGCTGGCCGCGCTCGCCGAGCACCACAACCTCCAGCTCGCACCGCACTTCGCAATGGAGATCCACCTCCACCTCGCGGCCGCCTACCCGATCGAGCCGTGGGTGGAGCACTTCGACTGGCTGGAGCCGCTGTTCAACGAGCGCCTCACCATCAGTGACGGCCGCATGCACGTCCCGTCCCGCCCCGGCCTCGGCATCACCCTGACCGACCAGGCCCGCGCCTGGACCCAGGCCACCCACGAGGCCGGCAAGCGCCACTGA
- a CDS encoding LysR substrate-binding domain-containing protein, protein MFTLAQLVSFVAVAEELHFTRAAERLRMTQPPLSRQIQLLEHDLGVRLLDRTNRSVRLTPAGRTFLNEARHILRQSEHAALAVRQVSAGEAGAIAIGFTAASANSALGTLLEVARSAMPRVEVVLRELVTRDQLEAITEGSLDLGMIRPANTGPDLETRPAVREGLLAALPTGHPLAAREGDLRVEDFDGEEVLMYSPVEARYFHELLVSIFRAAQVTPVFTQYLSQVHSILAMVNAGWGIALVPEAAAQMRFDGITYKPVSLREPKPVELNLVWRRNNDNPALEALLRHL, encoded by the coding sequence TTGTTCACGCTGGCACAGCTCGTGAGCTTCGTGGCGGTGGCCGAGGAACTGCACTTCACCCGTGCCGCGGAGCGCCTCCGGATGACGCAGCCCCCGCTGAGCCGGCAGATCCAACTCCTCGAGCACGACCTGGGCGTACGGCTCCTCGACCGCACCAACCGGTCCGTCCGGCTCACCCCGGCGGGCCGCACGTTCCTCAACGAGGCGCGCCACATCCTGCGCCAGTCCGAGCACGCGGCCCTCGCCGTACGGCAGGTGTCGGCGGGCGAGGCGGGAGCCATCGCCATCGGGTTCACGGCGGCCAGCGCGAACTCGGCCCTCGGCACGCTGCTCGAAGTGGCCCGCTCGGCCATGCCCCGCGTGGAGGTGGTGCTGCGTGAACTGGTCACCCGCGACCAGTTGGAGGCCATCACCGAAGGGTCCCTCGACCTGGGCATGATCCGCCCCGCGAACACCGGGCCCGACCTGGAGACCAGGCCCGCGGTCAGGGAGGGCCTGCTCGCCGCCCTGCCCACCGGCCATCCGCTCGCCGCGCGCGAGGGCGACCTGCGCGTGGAGGACTTCGACGGGGAGGAGGTGCTGATGTACTCGCCGGTCGAGGCCCGCTACTTCCACGAGCTGCTCGTCAGCATCTTCCGCGCCGCCCAGGTCACACCCGTCTTCACTCAGTACCTCAGCCAGGTGCACAGCATTCTGGCGATGGTGAACGCGGGCTGGGGCATCGCCCTGGTCCCGGAGGCCGCGGCGCAGATGAGGTTCGACGGGATCACCTACAAGCCGGTGTCCCTGCGGGAACCCAAGCCGGTCGAGCTGAATCTGGTGTGGCGCAGGAACAACGACAATCCGGCGTTGGAGGCCCTGCTGCGCCACCTGTGA
- a CDS encoding 5-dehydro-4-deoxyglucarate dehydratase, with protein sequence MGIRSMNEVGTQPEDVAQKLRDGMAKGVLSFPLTSLRDDGSLDLDAYRTYLTAQLANAPGMVFPACGTGEFFSLDEEEYRSVVRVTVEVADGRLPVVAGIGYGWSQALRFARIAQEEGADALLVLPHYLVGAPQDGLVEQLRRIAAGTRLPLIAYQRDQVTFSVDALRRIAEIPTVVGLKDGHSDLDRLQRLTLAAPDGFLFFNGAATAEMQARAYATVGVPAYSSAVHAFAPEIAKAFFTALREGDDEATNKLLRDFYVPLVELRDRVPGYAVSLVKAAARLRGLPVGPVRAPLTDPSPADLADLEKVLDTGLNLVGAVRRVN encoded by the coding sequence ATGGGGATCAGATCTATGAACGAGGTCGGCACGCAACCCGAGGACGTCGCGCAGAAGCTGCGTGACGGGATGGCGAAGGGGGTGCTGTCCTTCCCGCTCACGAGCCTTCGGGACGACGGCAGCCTCGACCTGGACGCCTACCGGACCTATCTGACCGCCCAGTTGGCCAACGCCCCGGGCATGGTCTTCCCCGCCTGCGGAACGGGGGAGTTCTTCTCGCTGGACGAGGAGGAGTACCGGTCGGTCGTCAGGGTCACGGTCGAGGTCGCCGACGGGCGGCTGCCGGTGGTCGCCGGCATCGGCTACGGCTGGTCACAGGCGCTGCGGTTCGCCCGGATCGCGCAGGAGGAAGGCGCGGACGCGCTGCTCGTGCTGCCGCACTACCTGGTCGGCGCTCCGCAGGACGGGCTGGTGGAGCAGTTGCGCCGGATCGCCGCGGGCACCCGGCTGCCGCTGATCGCGTACCAGCGCGACCAGGTCACCTTCAGCGTGGACGCCCTGCGCCGGATCGCCGAAATCCCCACCGTCGTAGGCCTGAAGGACGGGCACTCCGACCTGGACCGGCTCCAGCGCCTGACACTCGCCGCACCCGACGGCTTCCTCTTCTTCAACGGCGCCGCCACCGCCGAGATGCAGGCCCGCGCCTACGCCACCGTCGGCGTGCCCGCCTACTCCTCCGCGGTCCACGCCTTCGCGCCCGAAATCGCGAAGGCCTTCTTCACCGCGCTGCGGGAGGGCGACGACGAGGCGACGAACAAGCTCCTGCGTGACTTCTACGTCCCCCTGGTGGAGCTGCGCGACCGCGTCCCGGGCTACGCCGTCTCCCTCGTCAAGGCCGCGGCGCGGCTGCGCGGTCTCCCGGTCGGCCCCGTGCGCGCCCCGCTCACCGATCCCTCGCCCGCCGACCTCGCGGATCTCGAGAAGGTGCTGGACACCGGGCTGAACCTGGTCGGAGCCGTGCGGCGCGTCAACTGA
- a CDS encoding gluconate:H+ symporter, which produces MPLVVVGISVLILLFLMTRLRMNGFAALLLVAIGVALVQGIPAATIPDVLSEGIGGQIGDTMLTIGLGAMVGRVMGDSGAAQRIANRLLDAFGPRWVQVAMVVTSMLIGVTMFYEVAFIIIVPIAFTLVRVTGAKLLWVGLPMSIALSTMHSFLPPHPGPTAVAATFHASVGHTLFYGLFIAVPAGALIALAWPRLPFVKAMNPTIPKGLVSDREFTDEEMPGMGWSLLVALFPVVLIAGAAVIDMVTSGESPFLHAVAFIGSAPIALMLTLLLAIWAFGPRIGRSLTEVSASCASAAQAMAMILLVIGAGGAFKNVLVEGGISDYIKDVTDSWAISPLILAWLIAVILRVALGSATVAVVTASGVVLPLLAGSGIHPEIMVLAVSCGSIAFSHVNDPGFWLFKEYFNLSVIEAIKVRTTYTTVLAVLGLGGVLALEWALDFLSL; this is translated from the coding sequence TTGCCTCTCGTCGTAGTGGGAATCAGCGTTCTGATTCTGCTCTTCCTCATGACCAGGCTGAGAATGAACGGGTTCGCCGCCCTCCTCCTCGTGGCGATCGGCGTCGCCCTGGTGCAGGGGATTCCGGCGGCGACGATCCCGGACGTCCTCTCGGAGGGCATCGGCGGCCAGATCGGCGACACGATGCTGACCATCGGCCTCGGCGCCATGGTCGGCCGCGTCATGGGGGACTCCGGAGCGGCGCAACGAATAGCCAACCGGCTCCTCGACGCCTTCGGGCCGCGCTGGGTGCAGGTGGCCATGGTGGTCACGTCCATGCTCATCGGCGTCACCATGTTCTACGAGGTCGCCTTCATCATCATCGTGCCCATCGCGTTCACCCTCGTGCGGGTCACCGGCGCGAAGCTGCTGTGGGTCGGGCTGCCGATGTCGATCGCGCTGTCCACCATGCACAGCTTCCTGCCGCCGCACCCCGGCCCCACCGCCGTCGCCGCGACCTTCCACGCCTCCGTCGGACACACCCTGTTCTACGGTCTCTTCATCGCCGTACCGGCCGGAGCGCTCATCGCCCTCGCGTGGCCGCGCCTGCCGTTCGTGAAGGCGATGAACCCGACCATCCCCAAGGGTCTGGTCAGCGACCGCGAGTTCACCGACGAAGAGATGCCCGGCATGGGCTGGTCCCTGCTCGTGGCCCTCTTCCCGGTGGTCCTGATCGCGGGCGCCGCCGTGATCGACATGGTCACGTCCGGCGAGAGCCCGTTCCTGCACGCGGTCGCGTTCATCGGCTCGGCCCCGATCGCCCTCATGCTGACGCTGCTCCTGGCGATCTGGGCGTTCGGTCCGCGCATCGGCCGCAGCCTCACGGAGGTCAGCGCCTCCTGCGCCTCGGCGGCCCAGGCGATGGCGATGATCCTCCTGGTCATCGGTGCCGGCGGCGCCTTCAAGAACGTCCTCGTCGAAGGCGGGATCTCCGACTACATCAAGGACGTCACGGACAGCTGGGCCATCTCGCCCCTCATCCTGGCCTGGCTCATCGCCGTCATCCTGCGCGTGGCCCTCGGCTCGGCCACGGTCGCCGTCGTCACGGCGTCCGGCGTGGTGCTTCCGCTCCTGGCGGGCAGCGGCATCCACCCCGAGATCATGGTTCTCGCCGTCTCCTGCGGGTCGATCGCGTTCTCCCATGTGAACGACCCCGGATTCTGGCTCTTCAAGGAGTACTTCAACCTCTCGGTCATCGAGGCGATCAAGGTCAGGACCACGTACACGACGGTGCTCGCGGTGCTGGGCCTGGGCGGCGTCCTTGCCCTGGAATGGGCGTTGGACTTCCTGAGCCTGTGA
- a CDS encoding enolase C-terminal domain-like protein, whose translation MTLSKQPTVTAFAVYPVAGRDCMELNLSGAHGPYFTRNVVVLQDSEGRTGLGEVPGGEKITQTLRDAESLVVGAKVGDYKRVLREIGARFADRDAGGRGAQTFDLRTTVHAVTAVESAMLDLLGQHLDVPVAALLGDGQQRDSVRVLGYLFYVGDPDRTDLEYVREPDSAVDWHRVRHEEALTPDAIVRQAEAAYDRYGFRDFKLKGGVLEGAEEVRAVQALKDRFPEARITLDPNGAWSLREAIELCAPLSGTLAYAEDPCGAEGGYSGREILAEFRRATGLPTATNMIATDWRQLTHALALQSVSIPLADPHFWTMQGSVRVAQLCNAMGLTWGCHSNNHFDISLAMVTHCGAAAPGEYNALDTHWIWQEGLERLTTAPPRIVDGEIAVPDAPGLGVQLDMDRLLAAHDLYRTKALGARDDAIGMRYLVADWQFDSKRPCLVR comes from the coding sequence ATGACCTTGAGCAAGCAGCCGACCGTCACCGCGTTCGCCGTCTATCCGGTCGCCGGCCGGGACTGCATGGAACTGAATCTCTCCGGCGCGCACGGCCCCTACTTCACCCGCAATGTCGTCGTCCTCCAGGACTCGGAAGGCCGCACGGGCCTGGGAGAGGTGCCGGGCGGCGAGAAGATCACCCAGACCCTGCGCGACGCCGAGTCCCTCGTGGTCGGGGCGAAGGTGGGCGACTACAAGCGCGTCCTGCGCGAGATCGGAGCCAGGTTCGCCGACCGCGACGCGGGCGGACGAGGCGCCCAGACCTTCGACCTGCGCACCACCGTCCACGCCGTCACCGCGGTCGAGTCGGCGATGCTCGACCTCCTCGGCCAGCACCTCGACGTCCCCGTCGCGGCACTCCTCGGCGACGGTCAACAGCGGGACTCCGTAAGGGTGTTGGGCTACCTCTTCTACGTCGGTGACCCCGACCGCACCGACCTGGAATACGTCCGCGAACCCGACTCGGCCGTCGACTGGCACCGCGTCAGGCACGAAGAGGCCCTGACACCCGACGCAATCGTCCGCCAGGCCGAGGCCGCGTACGACCGGTACGGATTCCGCGACTTCAAGCTCAAGGGCGGAGTCCTGGAAGGCGCTGAGGAGGTCAGGGCCGTCCAGGCGCTGAAGGACCGCTTCCCCGAGGCCAGGATCACTCTCGACCCCAACGGCGCGTGGTCGCTGCGCGAGGCGATCGAGCTGTGCGCGCCCCTGTCCGGCACCCTCGCCTACGCCGAGGACCCCTGCGGTGCCGAAGGCGGCTACTCCGGCCGGGAGATCCTCGCCGAGTTCCGCCGTGCCACGGGCCTGCCCACCGCGACCAACATGATCGCCACGGACTGGCGCCAGCTCACCCACGCCCTGGCGCTCCAGTCGGTCTCCATCCCCCTGGCCGACCCGCACTTCTGGACCATGCAGGGCTCGGTCCGCGTGGCCCAGCTCTGCAACGCGATGGGTCTGACCTGGGGCTGCCACTCCAACAACCACTTCGACATCTCCCTCGCCATGGTGACCCACTGCGGAGCCGCCGCCCCCGGCGAGTACAACGCACTCGACACGCACTGGATCTGGCAGGAAGGCCTGGAGCGCCTCACCACCGCCCCGCCCCGGATCGTCGACGGTGAGATCGCCGTTCCCGACGCCCCGGGCCTGGGCGTCCAGCTCGACATGGACCGACTGCTCGCGGCCCACGACCTCTACAGGACGAAGGCCCTGGGGGCGCGTGACGACGCCATCGGGATGCGGTATCTCGTCGCGGACTGGCAGTTCGACAGCAAGCGCCCGTGCCTCGTCCGCTAG